Proteins from one Verrucomicrobiota bacterium genomic window:
- a CDS encoding acetolactate synthase large subunit, with protein MTGAESLIRTLLDGGVDTCFMNPGTSEIHFVSALDTHPEMKSILCLFEGVVTGCADGYARMAGKPAASLLHLGPGLGNGIANLHNAKKAFMPMVNIVGQHAMRHLDYDAPLSCDIEGLARPVSGWVKTTTDSKLVAQDGAAAIAASQSPPGQVATLILPADTAWNEAHGPAKPKPIQKPNNIPGGRISEIATIIRTKNNVVLLVGDHVLRSEKLQRITSSISKKFGARFMAKWFGARIERGAGRPIIERLAYFVDQSLEILKDTEHLVLIGTVEPVGFFAYPNKPSLLAPPASEKHVFANIDDDVEAGLLALAAELEVSDDPGELAMLERHALPSGKLDPDKIWKSLTALMPENSIISDEGITASRIAGPLTQNAPAHDWLHVTGGAIGQGLPVATGAAVACPDRQVFAMEADGSGMYTLQALWTQARESLNVVTVIFANRTYKILQAEMKSLCDKEDGPQSSAMMELNNPNLDWVQLSQGMGVPAVSVDTAEAFNEALKRGIAEPGPFLIEAVV; from the coding sequence ATGACCGGTGCTGAATCTCTCATTCGAACACTCCTGGACGGAGGTGTTGATACTTGCTTTATGAATCCAGGTACTTCGGAGATTCATTTCGTTTCGGCGCTCGATACCCACCCTGAAATGAAATCGATACTTTGCCTGTTCGAAGGGGTAGTCACAGGCTGTGCGGACGGTTATGCACGCATGGCAGGAAAGCCTGCGGCCTCACTGCTGCACCTCGGACCTGGTCTGGGAAATGGGATCGCCAATCTCCACAATGCCAAAAAAGCGTTTATGCCGATGGTCAACATCGTCGGCCAACATGCCATGCGCCACCTTGATTACGACGCACCCCTTTCGTGCGATATCGAAGGGCTCGCCCGTCCAGTATCGGGTTGGGTGAAAACAACCACTGACTCAAAATTAGTGGCTCAAGACGGAGCCGCCGCCATAGCAGCGTCCCAGTCACCTCCGGGGCAAGTCGCCACGCTTATTTTACCGGCCGACACGGCATGGAATGAGGCCCATGGTCCTGCAAAACCGAAACCGATTCAGAAGCCAAACAACATTCCAGGCGGTCGAATTTCCGAAATTGCTACTATTATCAGAACCAAAAATAACGTAGTATTGCTGGTAGGAGACCACGTATTGCGAAGCGAAAAGCTACAAAGAATTACCAGTAGCATTTCAAAAAAGTTCGGCGCGCGATTCATGGCGAAATGGTTTGGCGCAAGAATAGAGCGTGGTGCGGGTCGACCTATCATTGAACGCCTGGCCTACTTTGTGGATCAGTCTCTTGAAATTCTCAAAGATACGGAACACTTGGTTCTCATAGGGACGGTCGAACCGGTTGGATTTTTTGCCTACCCCAACAAACCTAGCCTCTTGGCTCCACCCGCTTCTGAAAAACATGTGTTTGCAAATATTGACGACGATGTGGAGGCGGGCCTCCTAGCACTCGCCGCCGAACTCGAGGTCTCCGATGATCCAGGAGAACTGGCAATGCTTGAACGCCATGCCCTTCCGAGCGGCAAACTGGATCCCGACAAAATCTGGAAATCGCTCACAGCTCTTATGCCGGAAAACTCCATCATTTCGGACGAAGGTATAACTGCTAGCCGTATCGCCGGACCATTAACCCAAAACGCACCGGCCCACGACTGGTTGCACGTAACCGGTGGGGCAATCGGACAAGGGCTTCCAGTCGCCACGGGTGCAGCGGTTGCCTGTCCCGATCGACAAGTGTTCGCCATGGAGGCCGACGGATCCGGGATGTATACCCTTCAGGCATTGTGGACACAGGCAAGGGAGTCGCTGAATGTGGTAACGGTTATTTTTGCCAATCGTACCTACAAGATTTTGCAGGCTGAAATGAAAAGTCTTTGTGACAAGGAAGACGGACCTCAGTCCTCCGCGATGATGGAATTAAACAATCCCAATCTTGATTGGGTACAGCTCTCACAAGGCATGGGAGTTCCCGCGGTGAGCGTCGATACAGCAGAGGCATTTAACGAAGCGCTGAAACGCGGAATTGCAGAGCCGGGACCCTTTCTTATCGAAGCAGTAGTCTGA
- a CDS encoding DUF1343 domain-containing protein has protein sequence MVLKIEADKSRNNSGKIIFLVLSISLLLTACRTPQLEVFHPEKLSEIDASIEKAISDHKTPGGVFWLERKGLVYSKAYGNRSLEPKVIPTKIDTIYDAASLTKVVATTPAVMLLIERGQILLDAPVHRYLDDFKNGGKESITIRHLMTHTSGLRPGIGLTMEVDGVKQDWEGYDTAIALAKAEKVQHNPGSAFIYSDINYILLGEIVQQVSGRKLEDFTREEIFQPLGMMDTGYLPSSKLRDRIAPTKWVDGQMLQGIANNPICRRTGGVMGHAGMFTTAADLAKFARMMLNKGELNGVRLLQSESVDLMTSVQSPANVDDWRGLGWDMDTSYSKQRGNLFPLGGFGHTGFTGSSLWIDPYSQSFVIFMSNRVHPDGTGDVLELRRELGTLSAEALGFQFEATPRGLTKVRNGIDVLEKQNFASLNGLKLGLITNHTGRNRRGVSTIDLLFESDQVELVALFSPEHGIRGKLDEKVGDSLDEKTGLTIRSLYGDTRTPTPEALKDLDALAFDIQDIGCRFYTYISTMGLAMEAAAENHKQFFVLDRVNPINGTTVEGPLRRGEFDFIAYHDIPIRHGMTVGELAQMIKVEKNLDLELTVIPVQDWRRDMLFDETGLPWINPSPNMRSLTQAILYPGIGLLETTKLSVGRGTDTPFEIIGAPYIDHLELAEELNRQSISGVRFVPIQFTPTASKLADQACRGVNIILTDRENCPIVDVGIAIAHTLNRLYAPDFDIEPFNRLLKHPSVIEQIQGGQSWRSIVLQWKDETEQFKERRKPFLLYK, from the coding sequence GTGGTGTTGAAAATAGAAGCAGACAAGAGCAGGAATAATTCTGGGAAAATCATTTTCCTGGTTTTAAGTATCTCATTGTTGCTTACGGCCTGCAGGACTCCACAACTCGAAGTTTTCCATCCAGAAAAACTCTCTGAGATCGATGCCAGTATCGAGAAAGCGATTTCGGACCACAAAACTCCTGGCGGCGTTTTCTGGCTGGAACGCAAGGGCCTGGTTTATTCAAAAGCATACGGCAACAGGTCGTTGGAGCCGAAAGTTATACCAACAAAAATTGATACCATTTATGATGCTGCATCTCTGACCAAAGTAGTCGCCACCACACCTGCGGTCATGCTGTTGATCGAACGCGGACAGATACTGCTTGATGCGCCAGTTCACCGCTACCTGGATGATTTTAAGAATGGTGGAAAAGAGTCGATCACCATTCGCCACCTGATGACCCATACTTCCGGCTTACGTCCTGGAATCGGTCTCACCATGGAGGTCGATGGAGTGAAACAAGACTGGGAAGGTTATGACACAGCCATTGCATTGGCCAAGGCTGAGAAAGTTCAGCACAACCCCGGCAGCGCGTTTATTTATAGCGATATCAATTACATTCTCCTGGGGGAGATCGTCCAACAAGTGAGCGGTCGCAAACTTGAAGACTTCACACGCGAAGAAATATTTCAACCTTTAGGAATGATGGATACGGGTTATCTCCCATCCTCCAAACTGAGGGATCGAATCGCACCGACCAAGTGGGTCGATGGACAGATGCTTCAAGGAATTGCCAATAACCCGATCTGCCGAAGAACGGGTGGAGTTATGGGTCACGCCGGGATGTTCACAACGGCGGCTGATTTGGCCAAATTTGCCAGAATGATGCTCAACAAGGGCGAGCTGAACGGCGTGCGCCTCCTCCAATCTGAATCGGTAGATCTGATGACTTCCGTTCAATCGCCGGCCAACGTCGATGATTGGCGCGGCCTTGGTTGGGACATGGATACGAGTTATTCAAAACAAAGAGGCAACTTGTTTCCTTTGGGCGGTTTCGGTCATACAGGGTTTACCGGGTCTAGCCTATGGATCGACCCCTATTCACAATCCTTTGTCATTTTCATGAGTAATCGAGTCCACCCCGATGGAACGGGTGACGTCCTGGAACTCAGACGTGAATTGGGAACCCTCTCCGCCGAAGCACTGGGCTTCCAATTCGAGGCAACCCCAAGAGGTCTAACCAAGGTTCGAAACGGCATCGACGTTCTTGAGAAACAAAACTTCGCGTCGCTCAATGGATTGAAGCTCGGTCTGATAACCAATCACACCGGACGGAATCGAAGAGGCGTTTCCACCATAGACCTTTTGTTTGAAAGCGACCAGGTCGAGCTCGTAGCTCTTTTCAGTCCGGAGCACGGGATCCGTGGAAAGCTGGATGAAAAAGTCGGTGATAGCCTGGACGAAAAAACAGGTTTAACCATTCGGAGCCTCTATGGAGACACGCGAACACCGACTCCAGAAGCCCTAAAAGATCTCGATGCCCTGGCCTTCGACATCCAGGACATCGGATGCCGGTTCTACACCTACATTTCCACCATGGGACTTGCCATGGAGGCGGCCGCCGAAAACCACAAACAATTCTTCGTCCTCGATCGAGTGAACCCCATTAATGGAACAACGGTTGAGGGACCCTTACGCCGAGGAGAATTCGATTTTATCGCCTACCACGATATTCCCATTCGTCACGGAATGACTGTCGGCGAATTGGCACAAATGATAAAAGTCGAAAAAAACCTGGACCTTGAACTAACCGTCATTCCTGTCCAGGACTGGCGACGTGACATGCTCTTCGATGAAACCGGTCTTCCCTGGATTAACCCCTCGCCCAATATGCGAAGTCTAACTCAAGCTATCCTGTACCCGGGAATTGGATTACTGGAAACTACCAAGCTTTCGGTCGGACGCGGAACCGATACACCTTTCGAAATTATTGGGGCACCCTATATCGACCACCTTGAGCTGGCCGAGGAACTGAACCGACAAAGCATTTCAGGTGTTCGATTTGTTCCGATTCAATTCACTCCTACCGCCAGCAAGCTCGCAGACCAAGCTTGCCGCGGCGTGAACATCATTCTGACAGATCGTGAAAACTGTCCCATTGTCGACGTAGGGATAGCAATCGCCCACACGTTGAACCGTCTCTATGCACCCGATTTCGATATCGAACCATTCAACCGACTTTTGAAACACCCATCCGTTATTGAGCAGATTCAAGGTGGGCAGTCCTGGCGATCAATAGTCCTTCAGTGGAAAGATGAAACAGAGCAATTCAAAGAACGCAGAAAACCGTTTCTCCTCTACAAGTGA
- a CDS encoding EVE domain-containing protein, translating into MKSEPETFSLDDLKNCPKQTEHWDGIRNYQARNLMRDDMKKGDSILFYHSNAGAETGVVGLAEVASTEAYPDPSCWDKKSKYYDEKSSPENPRWLMIDIKYKRALKRTVTLQEMKIEKPLEGMRVVQRGQRLSIQPVEKKHFDHVCQMGGLKV; encoded by the coding sequence ATGAAGTCAGAACCGGAAACCTTCTCGTTGGATGATCTTAAAAACTGCCCCAAACAGACAGAACACTGGGATGGCATCCGCAATTATCAGGCACGCAATCTCATGCGCGACGACATGAAAAAAGGAGACTCCATACTCTTCTACCATTCCAATGCGGGTGCCGAGACGGGCGTAGTTGGCCTGGCTGAAGTCGCTTCCACAGAAGCCTATCCCGATCCTTCTTGCTGGGACAAAAAATCCAAATACTACGATGAAAAATCATCTCCTGAAAATCCTCGTTGGTTGATGATCGATATCAAATACAAACGGGCACTGAAACGGACGGTTACACTGCAGGAAATGAAAATTGAAAAACCATTGGAGGGAATGCGTGTTGTTCAGCGCGGACAAAGACTCTCCATACAACCGGTCGAAAAAAAGCATTTTGATCATGTATGCCAGATGGGCGGGTTGAAGGTTTAA
- a CDS encoding LD-carboxypeptidase has protein sequence MEKPPALRPGDTIRLIAPASPPNDRASLELAISALEKLGYKLKYSDAIFGHQGYLAGSDEARARDFEDAFVDKASDAVLCVRGGYGSTRILDLIDWDLIERPKIFMGFSDITALNCALWKKCGFRSFSGPVLTSDLTENIPDSASWDHALSLITGERKSGNLICEPFNLSHPTAIVPGTSHGRLIGGNLSLLCSLLGTAWFPNLKNSILFLEDVGESPYRIDRYLTQLRNGGFLEQVAGIVLGDFRYSDAQRKNDKQQGLQTMEEVFQDRLADLGVPVLSNVPFGHIKPKITIPFGTLVILDCEKRNILLQESSVE, from the coding sequence ATGGAAAAACCTCCTGCATTGCGGCCGGGTGATACAATTCGACTGATCGCCCCGGCGAGCCCTCCTAATGATCGCGCCTCATTGGAGTTGGCGATTTCTGCTTTGGAGAAGCTTGGGTACAAATTGAAATATTCGGATGCTATATTTGGACACCAAGGGTACCTTGCGGGATCAGATGAAGCGCGTGCGCGGGATTTCGAGGATGCATTTGTAGATAAAGCATCTGACGCAGTTCTTTGTGTTCGGGGCGGCTATGGATCCACCAGAATATTGGATCTTATTGACTGGGATTTGATTGAACGACCCAAGATATTTATGGGTTTTAGTGACATTACTGCTTTAAATTGTGCTTTATGGAAAAAATGTGGATTTCGGAGTTTTTCGGGTCCCGTGTTAACTTCGGACTTAACTGAGAATATACCGGATTCAGCGTCGTGGGACCATGCCCTTTCGCTCATTACTGGAGAAAGAAAAAGCGGTAATCTGATTTGTGAACCCTTCAATTTGAGTCATCCCACCGCGATCGTTCCAGGTACCAGTCATGGTCGTTTGATAGGCGGTAATCTTTCCCTGCTTTGTTCTCTGCTTGGTACGGCTTGGTTTCCCAATCTAAAAAACTCCATTCTGTTTTTGGAGGATGTTGGCGAGTCGCCTTACAGGATTGATCGTTACCTAACTCAGCTCAGGAATGGAGGATTCCTTGAGCAAGTCGCTGGTATCGTGCTCGGAGATTTTCGTTACTCGGATGCGCAGCGCAAAAATGATAAGCAACAGGGCCTCCAAACCATGGAAGAAGTATTCCAGGATCGTCTAGCGGACCTGGGTGTACCGGTGTTGTCGAATGTCCCGTTCGGCCACATCAAGCCAAAGATCACCATCCCTTTCGGCACCCTGGTAATTCTTGATTGTGAAAAACGGAATATCCTGCTTCAGGAAAGCTCAGTGGAATAA
- a CDS encoding sulfatase encodes MKTLLLKIVLCLCFCVVASQAKSPPNIILILTDDQGWNNTQVRMIADREDTKSDFYQTPNMQRLADAGMTFSQAYAPHPVCSPSRHAIQFGMSPAKLKKTTNQGANYPEFIESESIPQVLKAAHPEYKAAHFGKWHMYEHPAERGYDASDGRTNNATGRQLTTDQTKFWPHDDPKRSISITDESVQFIRHQASAGNPFYLQISHYFIHLSAEALPVTLEKHKGREPGKVHTAYWYAAMLEDLDQAVGRIIDTVEEMGLMETTYIIFTSDNGGTARQFPDFNKPLRGGKGSYYEGGIRVPFFAVGPGIEAGTYSTVPIIGYDLLPTFAELAGITDPLPPEVEGGSFLSVLKNEGRGTVKRERDGIYFSRQIDAVLIQGANKLILTHRTGELQLYNLAEDISEINDLSESQPDIKEKLFAKLKDWMDANDVLTPSPHAPRAQRRP; translated from the coding sequence ATGAAAACGTTGCTTTTAAAAATAGTTCTTTGTCTTTGTTTCTGTGTCGTTGCTTCACAGGCAAAGTCGCCACCGAATATCATCCTCATACTGACGGATGACCAGGGATGGAATAACACCCAGGTAAGGATGATTGCCGACCGGGAGGATACAAAGTCCGACTTTTACCAAACGCCCAATATGCAACGATTGGCTGACGCCGGGATGACCTTTTCACAGGCGTATGCACCGCATCCCGTTTGTTCACCCTCACGGCATGCCATTCAGTTTGGTATGTCTCCGGCCAAACTTAAAAAGACGACCAATCAAGGGGCGAACTATCCGGAGTTCATTGAATCTGAGTCGATACCCCAGGTTCTCAAAGCTGCCCATCCGGAATACAAAGCCGCTCATTTTGGAAAGTGGCACATGTACGAACATCCAGCTGAGCGCGGCTACGACGCTTCCGATGGAAGAACTAACAACGCGACAGGTCGCCAATTGACCACCGACCAAACAAAGTTCTGGCCGCATGATGATCCGAAACGTTCGATCTCTATCACGGATGAGTCTGTTCAATTTATTAGGCACCAGGCGTCAGCGGGGAATCCTTTCTATCTTCAGATTTCTCATTATTTTATTCATCTGTCAGCGGAAGCGTTACCAGTAACTTTGGAAAAGCACAAAGGACGCGAACCAGGAAAAGTTCATACAGCCTATTGGTATGCGGCCATGCTGGAGGACCTGGATCAAGCGGTGGGCCGAATTATTGATACAGTTGAAGAAATGGGTTTGATGGAAACAACCTACATTATTTTCACATCCGATAACGGCGGGACGGCGAGGCAATTCCCCGACTTCAACAAACCCTTGCGAGGAGGGAAGGGGTCTTACTACGAAGGAGGCATTCGTGTTCCGTTTTTTGCTGTTGGGCCAGGCATTGAAGCTGGGACCTATTCGACCGTGCCGATTATTGGGTACGACTTACTTCCTACCTTCGCAGAGTTAGCTGGAATTACGGATCCACTCCCACCCGAAGTTGAAGGAGGTTCCTTCCTTTCGGTTTTGAAGAATGAAGGCAGGGGAACTGTAAAACGTGAGCGCGATGGAATCTACTTCAGCAGGCAAATCGATGCGGTACTCATACAGGGAGCTAATAAACTGATTCTAACTCATCGGACGGGAGAACTTCAGCTCTATAACCTGGCAGAAGACATTTCCGAAATAAACGATTTGTCCGAATCGCAACCGGATATTAAAGAGAAGCTTTTCGCAAAGTTGAAAGACTGGATGGATGCCAATGATGTCCTGACACCTTCGCCGCATGCACCTCGAGCTCAGAGGCGACCATAA
- a CDS encoding DUF697 domain-containing protein translates to MINEIKHFAKILGLLLATAFIIFLVNQIAGVVGLANNLNSYFGLVVLVLSVTAIGFLIFYPLYLWWSLPPALVPPEDKTGPAYESYLQDFRIRLKKNPIVKEAGIDVFEENGLVSASKVLEQRALTFTQNSAGAVFLSTAISQNGRLDAFMVLMAQMRLVWNISNLYNQRPNPKEMLWLYSNVAGSTFLASKLEDIDISQQVTPIVSKVMGNMAGGAIPGFATASNMLTNMIFEGTVNAFLTLRVGAITRLYCDPMNRETKSGARKMAVTEAAIHLGSIVVEGSQKVSSTFWNASKGAAGDAIGKASGAVKGVGQSVKNTLSKVSKPFRY, encoded by the coding sequence ATGATCAACGAAATAAAGCACTTTGCAAAGATCCTCGGACTCCTTCTCGCCACTGCGTTTATCATATTCCTGGTTAATCAAATTGCGGGTGTCGTTGGCCTGGCGAACAATCTTAATTCATACTTTGGTCTGGTAGTTCTGGTACTTTCTGTTACCGCCATAGGATTTCTCATTTTTTATCCGCTTTACCTATGGTGGAGCCTTCCTCCGGCCTTGGTTCCGCCTGAAGATAAAACGGGACCAGCTTACGAAAGCTATCTGCAAGATTTTCGGATCCGGCTAAAAAAGAATCCAATTGTCAAAGAAGCGGGTATCGATGTATTTGAAGAAAATGGCCTGGTTTCTGCCAGTAAGGTGCTCGAACAACGGGCACTCACTTTTACCCAAAACTCAGCGGGTGCGGTGTTTCTCAGCACAGCGATTTCGCAAAATGGCCGACTCGATGCCTTCATGGTTTTGATGGCTCAGATGCGTTTGGTTTGGAATATTTCCAATCTCTATAATCAACGTCCCAACCCGAAGGAAATGTTGTGGCTCTATTCCAACGTGGCTGGCTCTACTTTTCTCGCAAGCAAGTTGGAGGATATTGATATCAGCCAGCAAGTTACCCCCATCGTCTCAAAAGTTATGGGCAACATGGCCGGAGGAGCCATTCCGGGATTCGCCACTGCTTCAAATATGCTCACAAACATGATATTTGAGGGAACGGTAAACGCATTCCTGACTCTTCGGGTAGGAGCTATCACCCGACTCTATTGCGATCCAATGAATCGCGAAACCAAATCAGGAGCCCGCAAAATGGCGGTAACGGAAGCGGCCATTCATCTCGGAAGTATCGTTGTCGAAGGCTCACAAAAAGTATCCAGCACTTTCTGGAATGCGTCCAAAGGTGCAGCCGGAGATGCCATCGGCAAGGCGAGCGGTGCCGTCAAAGGAGTCGGTCAATCGGTTAAGAATACGCTGTCTAAAGTGAGTAAGCCATTTCGTTATTGA
- a CDS encoding LL-diaminopimelate aminotransferase codes for MIKINENFLKLKASYLFADIAKRVSEFQAANPDRPIIKMGIGDVTEPLPDSVLKAFHEGVDEMADRKTFHGYGPEQGYAFLREAIAAVDFQARGAAVDADEIFVSDGAKCDCGNVQEIFSNDVRIAVPDPVYPVYVDTNVMAGRTGQNVNDRYEGLVYLECTPDNGYFPALPSTPVDVIYLCFPNNPTGATATKEQLEAFVKYAQENKAVILYDAAYVAFIRDESLPQSIYEIDGADEVAIEFRSLSKTAGFTGTRCAYTVVPKKLMGYDAAGNAVSLRNLWSRRHSTKFNGTSYPVQKAAAAVFTPEGQAETRALTDYYLKNAKHIREKIQELGLGCVGGDNSPYVWIDMKTDSWSAFDMFLNKAGVVCTPGAGFGSCGKTHIRLSAFNSYENVVKAMQRIAEAL; via the coding sequence ATGATCAAGATCAACGAAAACTTTCTCAAGCTTAAGGCTTCGTATTTATTTGCCGACATCGCCAAGCGTGTGTCCGAGTTCCAGGCAGCCAATCCGGATCGTCCAATTATCAAAATGGGAATTGGAGATGTAACAGAGCCACTGCCGGACAGCGTCTTGAAAGCCTTTCATGAAGGAGTGGACGAAATGGCAGATCGAAAGACATTCCATGGTTATGGTCCTGAGCAAGGTTACGCGTTTCTTCGCGAAGCAATTGCAGCTGTTGATTTTCAGGCCCGCGGAGCTGCGGTTGACGCCGACGAAATTTTCGTCAGTGACGGAGCAAAGTGCGATTGCGGAAATGTGCAGGAAATTTTTTCAAATGACGTTCGTATCGCTGTGCCCGATCCGGTTTACCCGGTGTATGTTGACACCAACGTCATGGCTGGTCGCACGGGCCAGAATGTGAACGATCGCTATGAAGGGCTTGTTTACCTGGAATGCACACCGGACAACGGCTACTTCCCCGCACTCCCCAGCACTCCGGTCGATGTTATCTACCTGTGCTTTCCAAACAATCCCACCGGTGCCACGGCCACCAAGGAACAACTGGAAGCGTTTGTGAAGTACGCGCAGGAAAACAAGGCGGTCATTCTTTATGACGCTGCTTATGTGGCTTTCATACGCGACGAATCGTTGCCTCAGTCGATTTATGAAATTGATGGTGCTGATGAAGTTGCCATTGAATTTCGGAGTTTGTCCAAGACCGCCGGTTTTACCGGAACCCGCTGTGCTTACACAGTAGTGCCCAAAAAGCTGATGGGCTACGATGCTGCTGGAAACGCAGTTAGTTTGCGCAACTTATGGTCTCGTCGGCACAGCACCAAATTTAACGGGACTTCCTATCCGGTTCAAAAAGCTGCCGCTGCGGTTTTCACACCTGAAGGACAGGCCGAGACGCGTGCGTTGACCGACTACTACCTCAAGAATGCAAAACACATTCGCGAGAAAATTCAAGAGCTTGGCCTGGGCTGTGTCGGTGGCGATAATTCGCCCTACGTCTGGATCGATATGAAAACGGATTCCTGGAGCGCCTTCGACATGTTTTTGAACAAGGCTGGTGTTGTTTGTACTCCTGGTGCCGGATTTGGATCCTGCGGTAAAACACACATTCGTTTGTCGGCTTTTAATTCGTACGAGAACGTGGTTAAAGCGATGCAGCGTATCGCCGAAGCTTTATAA
- a CDS encoding GNAT family N-acetyltransferase, whose protein sequence is MNDRNSKPKLEPLEWRHAHDLQRVVNDPTMTEWSNMPHAYFSNGAQSLIQRSLHQARNEGNHMLALYIEDDLSGVFSIQRDSVVSDKGHLLFWVEANCWKSGRSIAYLTDVVGFAMKQLGLSQLFTTCLERNTICTRALEDVGFQRFGRQRSCSLSGDSDDTELRLFVQAEQGI, encoded by the coding sequence ATGAATGACCGAAACTCAAAACCAAAACTGGAACCGTTGGAATGGCGCCACGCTCACGATTTGCAGCGTGTGGTAAATGACCCGACCATGACTGAATGGTCCAACATGCCGCATGCCTACTTTTCAAATGGAGCTCAGTCACTCATTCAACGAAGCCTGCATCAGGCTCGCAATGAGGGGAACCATATGCTCGCACTTTACATCGAAGATGATCTCTCCGGTGTGTTCAGCATTCAGCGGGATTCAGTAGTGTCCGACAAAGGGCATCTCCTCTTTTGGGTCGAGGCAAACTGTTGGAAATCCGGGCGGTCTATCGCCTACCTTACGGATGTTGTCGGATTTGCGATGAAGCAACTTGGGTTATCTCAACTCTTCACCACCTGTCTCGAGCGAAATACAATTTGTACACGTGCCCTGGAAGATGTCGGGTTTCAGCGTTTTGGTCGGCAGCGATCCTGTAGCCTCAGCGGTGACTCAGACGATACCGAGCTGCGTCTTTTTGTTCAGGCAGAACAAGGAATTTGA
- a CDS encoding flavin reductase family protein → MPRPVAWVLSQNANGSHNLAPFSFFNGVCGTPPIVSIAAGRKEDGSQKDTWKNIEERSDFVIHIPHREMAEAVSGSAASLDEGISEVDFLKLETEPVEGWPLPRLKDPRIAFLCERFAIHEVGEGPRGLILGKVLAAYINDGIATTKNNRLKIDAKALDPIARLGGNDYSTIGDIITVVRPD, encoded by the coding sequence GTGCCCCGACCCGTAGCCTGGGTGTTGAGTCAAAATGCAAACGGATCGCACAACCTGGCCCCTTTCTCCTTTTTTAACGGCGTTTGCGGAACACCTCCGATTGTATCCATCGCCGCGGGACGCAAAGAGGACGGATCACAAAAAGACACGTGGAAAAACATCGAGGAACGAAGTGATTTTGTAATTCACATTCCTCATAGAGAAATGGCAGAGGCCGTAAGCGGTTCTGCGGCAAGTCTCGACGAAGGAATATCCGAGGTAGATTTTTTAAAGCTGGAAACCGAGCCGGTTGAAGGTTGGCCGCTACCCAGACTTAAGGATCCCCGTATTGCCTTTCTCTGTGAACGATTTGCAATTCACGAAGTGGGCGAAGGTCCAAGAGGCCTGATTCTCGGGAAAGTGTTGGCAGCATACATAAACGACGGAATCGCCACCACGAAAAACAATCGTTTGAAGATCGATGCAAAGGCACTCGATCCGATTGCCCGTCTCGGTGGCAACGATTATTCAACCATCGGTGACATCATAACTGTCGTTCGACCAGACTAG